From a region of the Agromyces ramosus genome:
- a CDS encoding sugar kinase, which yields MPAPPLPDVVAIGETMVLVAPALAEPLELATGFHLDPGGAEANVASHLAALGRPAAWAGVVGDDALGRRLVRQLGERGVDTRWVGTRADAPTGVYFKDPGNGVRYYRSGSAASRMDASFLGGLPIGTARVVHLSGITPALSDSCDALAEAVVERAAGDSALVSFDVNHRPALWAADAAPERLRSLAARADLVFVGLDEAAALWGTESAAAVRALLPQPRLLVVKDAAALATEFSEAGVTEVPAFEVEVVEPVGAGDAFAAGYLDALLANASPLERVAAGHSRAVTVLGDTADFPRAHSTTTPRSDR from the coding sequence GTGCCGGCCCCCCCGCTTCCCGATGTCGTCGCCATCGGCGAGACCATGGTGCTCGTGGCGCCCGCGCTCGCCGAGCCGCTCGAACTCGCCACCGGGTTCCATCTCGATCCGGGCGGCGCTGAGGCGAATGTCGCCTCGCACCTCGCGGCACTCGGCCGGCCCGCCGCCTGGGCCGGAGTCGTCGGTGACGACGCGCTCGGCCGCCGTCTCGTGCGGCAACTCGGCGAACGCGGCGTCGACACCCGCTGGGTCGGCACCCGGGCGGATGCCCCGACCGGCGTCTACTTCAAGGACCCCGGCAACGGCGTGCGCTACTACCGCTCCGGGTCGGCGGCGTCGCGTATGGACGCGTCGTTCCTCGGCGGCCTCCCCATCGGCACGGCGCGCGTCGTGCATCTCAGCGGCATCACGCCCGCCCTGTCGGACAGCTGCGACGCCCTCGCGGAGGCCGTCGTCGAGCGCGCAGCCGGGGACTCCGCGCTCGTGAGCTTCGACGTGAACCATCGCCCGGCACTCTGGGCAGCGGATGCCGCGCCTGAACGCCTGCGCTCCCTCGCGGCTCGCGCCGACCTCGTGTTCGTGGGACTCGACGAGGCCGCGGCGCTGTGGGGCACCGAATCCGCCGCCGCCGTGCGGGCGCTGCTCCCGCAGCCGCGACTGCTCGTCGTGAAGGACGCCGCGGCGCTCGCCACCGAGTTCTCCGAGGCCGGGGTGACGGAGGTGCCCGCGTTCGAGGTCGAGGTCGTCGAGCCCGTGGGGGCCGGCGACGCGTTCGCCGCAGGCTACCTCGACGCCCTGCTCGCGAACGCGTCGCCGCTCGAACGCGTCGCCGCCGGGCACTCCCGTGCCGTCACGGTGCTCGGCGACACCGCCGACTTCCCGCGTGCCCACTCCACCACCACCCCGAGGAGCGATCGATGA
- a CDS encoding bifunctional 4-hydroxy-2-oxoglutarate aldolase/2-dehydro-3-deoxy-phosphogluconate aldolase: MTIGNTEFDELFAGPPIMAIFRGMGVERSLDLARSAWGLGIDLVELPIQTPVDVEALTVVASAAREAGRRVGAGTVVTPRQVEIAAEAGATFTVSPGFDAEIARISAEAGLPPLPGVATASEVQAAMRFGLTWLKAFPASALGTAWFRAMSGPFPDARFVATGGMDADNAGAFLEAGVRVVAVGSALEDPAQLPRLAELLAS; this comes from the coding sequence ATGACCATCGGCAACACCGAGTTCGACGAGCTGTTCGCCGGTCCGCCGATCATGGCGATCTTCCGGGGCATGGGCGTGGAACGCAGCCTCGACCTCGCCCGGTCGGCGTGGGGCCTCGGCATCGACCTCGTCGAGCTGCCGATCCAGACTCCGGTCGACGTCGAGGCGCTCACCGTCGTCGCGTCGGCAGCACGCGAGGCCGGTCGCCGCGTCGGCGCCGGCACGGTGGTCACCCCCCGGCAGGTCGAGATCGCCGCTGAGGCCGGCGCGACCTTCACCGTCAGCCCGGGCTTCGACGCCGAGATCGCGCGCATCTCGGCCGAAGCCGGCCTTCCTCCGCTGCCCGGTGTCGCGACGGCGAGCGAGGTGCAGGCCGCGATGCGGTTCGGGCTCACCTGGCTGAAGGCCTTCCCCGCGTCGGCGCTCGGGACCGCCTGGTTCCGGGCGATGTCGGGCCCCTTCCCCGACGCGCGGTTCGTCGCGACCGGCGGCATGGATGCCGACAACGCCGGCGCGTTCCTCGAGGCGGGCGTGCGCGTGGTCGCGGTCGGCTCGGCGCTCGAGGACCCGGCGCAGCTGCCGCGGCTCGCGGAGTTGCTCGCCTCCTGA
- a CDS encoding MerR family transcriptional regulator yields MRMSALAEAAGLPVATVKFYLREGLLHPGVATSATQANYDDGHLRRLRLVRALTGSVGLSVQQARAVLELVDDPGDDLYATLGRAVSALPPAAAPPRDDADPYPRARAALDALGQVYDPDFAAVGQLEGALAAAEAAGMPITPERLAHYGRALTEIADYDLERMPQEPHAAVEYTVLGTALYEPVLLALRRLAHQDAAVRRLRDGD; encoded by the coding sequence ATGCGCATGTCCGCCCTCGCCGAGGCGGCGGGTCTCCCGGTCGCGACCGTCAAGTTCTACCTGCGGGAGGGGCTGCTGCATCCCGGGGTGGCCACGTCGGCGACCCAGGCGAACTACGACGACGGTCACCTGCGGCGGCTTCGACTCGTGCGGGCGCTGACCGGCTCCGTCGGCCTCAGCGTGCAGCAGGCTCGCGCGGTGCTCGAGCTCGTCGACGACCCGGGCGATGACCTCTACGCGACGCTCGGCCGTGCCGTCAGCGCCCTCCCGCCCGCAGCGGCGCCGCCCCGCGATGACGCCGACCCCTATCCCCGTGCTCGGGCCGCACTCGACGCCCTCGGCCAGGTCTACGATCCCGACTTCGCCGCCGTCGGCCAACTCGAGGGCGCGCTCGCCGCCGCGGAGGCCGCAGGCATGCCGATCACCCCCGAACGCCTCGCCCACTACGGTCGCGCGCTCACCGAGATCGCCGACTACGACCTCGAACGGATGCCCCAGGAGCCGCACGCCGCGGTCGAGTACACCGTGCTCGGCACGGCGCTCTACGAACCGGTGCTCCTCGCCCTGCGGCGTCTCGCCCACCAGGACGCGGCCGTGCGCCGCCTGCGCGACGGCGACTGA
- a CDS encoding VOC family protein: MAIPQRFSLVTLGVSDVDTATAFYRKLGWHEAPSSVPGEVAFFATPGGVLALWETAELAKDAALPTMHANAPAFRAVALAINLASREEVDDAVGDWVLAGGSISKAAAETEWGGYSGYVADPDGNLWELAHNPGWPLDDRGLPQLPGAAG, encoded by the coding sequence ATGGCGATCCCGCAGCGATTCTCACTGGTCACGCTCGGCGTCTCCGACGTCGACACCGCCACCGCGTTCTACCGCAAGCTCGGATGGCACGAGGCGCCGTCCTCAGTCCCGGGCGAGGTCGCGTTCTTCGCGACGCCCGGCGGCGTGCTCGCCCTCTGGGAGACCGCCGAGCTGGCGAAGGATGCCGCGTTGCCGACCATGCACGCGAACGCTCCCGCGTTCCGCGCCGTCGCGCTCGCCATCAACCTCGCCTCCCGCGAGGAGGTCGACGACGCAGTCGGCGACTGGGTGCTCGCGGGCGGCTCGATCTCCAAGGCCGCGGCCGAGACCGAGTGGGGTGGCTACAGCGGGTACGTCGCCGACCCCGACGGCAACCTCTGGGAACTCGCGCACAACCCCGGGTGGCCGCTCGACGACCGC